AAGTTTTAGGTAGTAATCGTTTGTGTCAATTCCGTTTTGCCAGATTCCGTGAAATTGTTCCGGGATCATTGGTTTGAAATTATTTAAAACGACTTTTGAAAGCTTTTTAGTATTTGTAAACAAAGATTTCATGTCGCCATGTAAGAAGTTCTCAACACAAGCGTCAGTATATTTTACAAATTGATTTTTAAGCATCGTACGGAAACCTTTGTCTTTTAGGTTTTCCATAAAAATGTTTACCATTGGAGCCGTTTCTCCAACAATTCCAGAATCTAATAAAAAGACAGCGCCTTTTCCGTCAAAACTTTGAGTTGGAATTCCTGTTGCTTCAATATTATCTTTAGAATTAATAAGAATCGGAATACTCAAATAACTGTTTAAAGGATCTAAACCAGAACTTTTTCCGTGGAAAAAACTCTCCATTTGAGCAAATATATTTTTAAGTTGTAACAGTTTTTCACGAGTTAAATTCTCTAAAACGGTTATTTTGTGTGTAGCATATTTGTCGTAAATAGCAGCAACAAGAGCGCCACTACTACCAACTCCGTATCCTTGCGGAATACTTGAGTCAAAATACATTCCGGTTTCAACATCATTTTTTAAAGTTGCCAAATCAAAAGCAACCAATTCAGGTTGTTCTGTTTGTAGCGTTTCAAGGTAAGATGCAAAACGTTTTAAACTTGCATTTGATGCTATTGCTTCTGCCGAAGGATCTTCGATTTTCTTCAATGCGCCATTGTAAAAATTATAAGGAATAGAAAGTCCTTTAGAGTCACGAATAATTCCGTATTCTCCAAAGAGTAATATTTTTGAGTAAAATAATGGTCCTTTCATGTTTATTTTATGTCTTTCTTTATTTTATGTAGAAGATTATTTATTTAATCCCTTTTCCAGAATCTCTCGAACTTTTCTTAAAATTACGGGGTTATTACATTCCATAATCAATTTTGCTACTTCGATTTTTTCTAATTCAATGTCCATAATCAAAATTTTAATTAAAGATACGGAAAATTATAATGCAATTGAACCGCTCCCAATTTCGTCGCAAATGTACTGACCATTCTGGCAAAATACAACTAATTCGTCCTGAATAAATTGAAGTACTTTTTCGCTAACGTTTTCGGGATATAAAACATGAACATTTGCTCCGGCATCAAGCGTAAAACAAACCGGAATTTGTGTTTCATTTCTGAATTTCCAAATGGCATTTATGATCTGCAACGTGTTTGGTTTCATCAAAATAAAATACGGCATCGATGTCATCATCATAGCGTGCAAAGTCAAGGCTTCGCTTTCTACAACTTTAATGAATTCTTCTAAATTTCCACTTTCGAAAATGGCAATTAATTGATCCAGATTTTCATGTGCCTGAGCAAAACGTCTTTCGGCATAAGGATGATTGTGCATTAAATCATGTCCAACAGTACTTGAGACTTGTTTTTCGCCTTTATCAACTAATAAAATAGTATCTTGATAGTTCTTGAAATTTTCATGGATTTGGTATGGAAATTCAACTCCAAATAAATCAGAGCTTCCTTCAATATTTGCTTGATTTCCCCAAACAACAACATTTCCTTTTACACTTCTGCAAGCACTTCCAGAACCTAAACGTGCTAAAAATGATGCTTTTTGATAAAAGTATTCTTCTGTCATTTCTGGATTTAATACTTTTTCTAAACTCATAAAATTCATTGCCAAAGCTGCCATTCCTGAAGCCGAAGAAGCAATTCCGGAACTGTGCGGAAACGTATTTTTAGTATCAATTGTAAAATGATATTCTTTCAAAAAAGGCAAATAAACTTCAATTCGTTCTAAAAACTTCTGAATTTTTGGTTTGAAATCTTCTTTTGGTTTTCCTTCAAATAACAAATCGAACGAAAAACCATTATTGATTGGATTATCTCTTTTTTCAAAACCTAATTTTGTAATCGTTTTGCAATTATTTAGCGTAAAACTCACCGAAGGATTTGCCGGAATTTGATTGTCTTTTTTTCCCCAATATTTCACTAATGCAATATTGCTGGGAGCGCTCCATTCAAAATTTCCATTTTCGATGGTCGAAGTATATTTTTTAGGAATAAAATCAGTTGCTGTAAACATGAATTATAAAATTTTGGCAAAGATAGTTTTTAAAATATTTCACCATATAAGTAATAGCAGAAATTATAAGTTTGGCTTAGACTAAAATGAACTTACATTACTTATATGGTTTAACCTTTCTTTTTAACTATTTTTGGAAAAAAAATCAGTAGGAAGATGAACAAGACAGTAAAAATCGCAATCGCTCTAGTAATTTGTTTAATGGTAGGATATTCAGCAAGTGTTGTAACAAGACCAAGTGTTGAAACGTGGTATCCAACAATTATAAAACCAAGTTTTAATCCGCCAAATTGGATTTTTATGCCGGTTTGGACATTGCTTTATATTTTTATGGCAGTTGCAGCAGGATTAGTTTGGGATAAAATAAAAGAACAAAACGAAGAGGTAAAAAAAGCGTTAGGTTTCTTCCTGATTCAGCTGACTTTGAATGCGATTTGGTCATATATTTTCTTCGGATTAAAAAACCCGATGTTGGCTTTCATAGAAATTGCACTTTTATGGCTGTTCATTTATGAAACGTATTTTAAATTCGTCAAAATCAATAAAATTGCCGGAAATTTATTGATTCCATATATGGCTTGGGTTGCTTTTGCAGGAATTTTGAACGCCAGTATTTGGTGGTTGAATAGATAAAATTTTTGTTTTAGGTTTCAAGTTTTTTAGTTTCAGGTTTAATCAATACATTTTACTTTATGAATACATTCAAGGCTTTTGTTATTGTGTTGGTTTTAATTTCGTTTAAGGGATTTGCTTGCTTAAATGGAGATACTAAGGTTTTGAAAAATGGAGTTG
This genomic window from Flavobacterium sp. 9 contains:
- a CDS encoding TspO/MBR family protein; translation: MNKTVKIAIALVICLMVGYSASVVTRPSVETWYPTIIKPSFNPPNWIFMPVWTLLYIFMAVAAGLVWDKIKEQNEEVKKALGFFLIQLTLNAIWSYIFFGLKNPMLAFIEIALLWLFIYETYFKFVKINKIAGNLLIPYMAWVAFAGILNASIWWLNR
- a CDS encoding mevalonate kinase — encoded protein: MKGPLFYSKILLFGEYGIIRDSKGLSIPYNFYNGALKKIEDPSAEAIASNASLKRFASYLETLQTEQPELVAFDLATLKNDVETGMYFDSSIPQGYGVGSSGALVAAIYDKYATHKITVLENLTREKLLQLKNIFAQMESFFHGKSSGLDPLNSYLSIPILINSKDNIEATGIPTQSFDGKGAVFLLDSGIVGETAPMVNIFMENLKDKGFRTMLKNQFVKYTDACVENFLHGDMKSLFTNTKKLSKVVLNNFKPMIPEQFHGIWQNGIDTNDYYLKLCGSGGGGYILGFTEDLERAKASLKDYKLEVVYQF
- a CDS encoding diphosphomevalonate/mevalonate 3,5-bisphosphate decarboxylase family protein, which codes for MFTATDFIPKKYTSTIENGNFEWSAPSNIALVKYWGKKDNQIPANPSVSFTLNNCKTITKLGFEKRDNPINNGFSFDLLFEGKPKEDFKPKIQKFLERIEVYLPFLKEYHFTIDTKNTFPHSSGIASSASGMAALAMNFMSLEKVLNPEMTEEYFYQKASFLARLGSGSACRSVKGNVVVWGNQANIEGSSDLFGVEFPYQIHENFKNYQDTILLVDKGEKQVSSTVGHDLMHNHPYAERRFAQAHENLDQLIAIFESGNLEEFIKVVESEALTLHAMMMTSMPYFILMKPNTLQIINAIWKFRNETQIPVCFTLDAGANVHVLYPENVSEKVLQFIQDELVVFCQNGQYICDEIGSGSIAL